The DNA sequence GAGATAAACCATTTTCTAGAGCTTTTTCAATATCAACTTTAATACTATCAATATCATAATTAAACAAATCTGAGCGAATCTTCATTAAGATCTCTTCTTTATGAGACACTTAATTTTCCCTCCTTTTTTTATTTAAAATTAATTTAACTTTTAAATCTTTTTTTAGTTTCATTCAATTAATATTCCTAAATCAATAATTTTCTTTACCATAGTTTTATAAAATTTCAAGTACTCTTCTTTTGGTTTCCCTGTTTTAACATCATAACATTCTTGGTATTTTTTACCCTTATGTGGGTTGCTTAAATCTTTTTCATATTTAGAAAGTAAAGTTTTTACAAGATCATTTGCTTCGCTTCTTTTCATACCAGTAACGGCATGAGCAACTTTGCAATAAAATTCAGATTCCATAGGAATAATATGATCTGTTAAAGCAGCTTTAGATGGGTGATTACTTTCCACAGAAATACCTGAAGATACACATGCTAACATAGCTGCAGCTATTTCATAAAAAAGCATTTCTGTAGCTGAATCAGCAGCTTGATAAGATAAATGAATTATAGGTACTTTAATGTTTCTGCTTATTGCTTGAGCGCTAACAGATAAGGTCCAAAGCGCATCTCTACTACTTGAGGATCCATTAATTATGTTTGAAACATAATAGAGTTGATACCTTGATTTTAGCACCATTATCCCATTTATCGAGTATGCAACACTCATTATGGCTGTTCCTTCAGGTCCACCTGAATATCCACCTATTAATGGTGTGAAGCAGGCCCCTATATTTGCACCCCAATTTAATAAATAAGCAGCTTTAGTCAAAACATCATTATAAATTTTTAAATCTGGAAAAGCATCTACAAGCCATCCATCAGTTGGTTTTATACCAAATTGTGGAGCTGTTGCAGCTATTCCAGCTATTTGAGAAGCTGCTGTAGAAACAAGGTTTAATATTGGTAAACCTGGACGACCAGCTCTTTTCATGCCTTCATGAGCCAAAGCAATCATTCTTATTGAGCCATAAACTTCTAATGGCGGTGTTCTTATTGGAACACCATCAACATCCATTAGTGTAGGAACACTTATAGAATCAGTTTCAGGAATGCTTGCAAAAGCTTCAACGAGCTTAACTAATAGTTCTTCGCTTGAGACGCTTATTCCTGCACCTAC is a window from the Candidatus Bathyarchaeota archaeon genome containing:
- a CDS encoding monomethylamine:corrinoid methyltransferase; its protein translation is MPPVSFIEVLNRSLTGPAASEREFDYKVGMKLRELVKKYDIKYDPENPIPSDDSLADDVFKAAVEFYADVGAYCMDTERRITFTEDEIKEGLKNAPHKTLFGEGNEAKFFSARTPESSEPPWCHVGAGISVSSEELLVKLVEAFASIPETDSISVPTLMDVDGVPIRTPPLEVYGSIRMIALAHEGMKRAGRPGLPILNLVSTAASQIAGIAATAPQFGIKPTDGWLVDAFPDLKIYNDVLTKAAYLLNWGANIGACFTPLIGGYSGGPEGTAIMSVAYSINGIMVLKSRYQLYYVSNIINGSSSSRDALWTLSVSAQAISRNIKVPIIHLSYQAADSATEMLFYEIAAAMLACVSSGISVESNHPSKAALTDHIIPMESEFYCKVAHAVTGMKRSEANDLVKTLLSKYEKDLSNPHKGKKYQECYDVKTGKPKEEYLKFYKTMVKKIIDLGILIE